The proteins below are encoded in one region of Bremerella sp. P1:
- a CDS encoding tetratricopeptide repeat protein, whose amino-acid sequence MKYEHIMLDVPEVDYMEVQESVKDWQLGKRVYVEYTGLSLWDVFTVLPLGCTVALLVPSLVLVGIGVLGSINADDWNILLRYAIYAGIVIAVILVLLYLMFVAGSGSRWWRMDWENQQLTWKGGSAPFSKINKLIIRIEGDGGDGKDHHALLVADVGRRPITLFHCRSREQSAFDAAVVLATVGQRLSAAIGVPLTFEGKGKLPADKILGKTLTDQQIAEKYRQLGDRVRGSMSLCEYKGLLDEAETHRAEASHHYMQALKLNPSDAEAILRLGELSDDPSIRQSAMEAAQQANPQSQAPLLEKARQLFFRDQFQEAIDLYTQLIRDQPSIDGYEGRAGVYEYLERYENAVADLTAVIDLDPSEFNYTHRGDILFAWAKRVDRKDIFAQALADYEKALEASPDDEPYQTTRCQILSKMGRTDEALAGLDQVIRDHPDEFHPLTVRGEIYLEQHSVDAAIDDFTIAIRLLKKEDPGGDSDAKDFFDTALAYAYKFRAQAYRLNNRNNDADEDERRFQELYGQR is encoded by the coding sequence ATGAAGTACGAACATATCATGCTCGATGTGCCGGAAGTCGACTACATGGAGGTCCAAGAGTCGGTCAAGGATTGGCAGCTCGGCAAACGCGTGTACGTGGAGTACACCGGGCTTTCGCTCTGGGATGTCTTCACCGTGTTGCCGTTGGGCTGCACGGTGGCATTGCTAGTCCCTTCGCTGGTGCTCGTGGGCATCGGCGTCCTTGGCAGTATCAATGCCGACGACTGGAACATCTTGCTGCGCTACGCCATCTATGCCGGCATCGTGATCGCGGTGATCCTGGTTCTGTTGTACTTGATGTTTGTCGCTGGTTCCGGCAGCCGCTGGTGGCGTATGGATTGGGAGAACCAGCAACTGACCTGGAAAGGAGGCTCGGCCCCCTTCTCCAAGATCAACAAGCTGATCATTCGGATCGAAGGAGATGGCGGCGACGGTAAAGATCACCATGCACTCCTGGTAGCGGACGTTGGAAGAAGGCCGATCACGCTTTTTCATTGTCGCAGCCGCGAGCAATCGGCATTCGATGCGGCGGTAGTCCTAGCGACCGTCGGCCAACGATTGTCCGCAGCGATTGGGGTACCGTTAACCTTCGAGGGAAAAGGCAAACTTCCTGCCGACAAGATCCTCGGCAAGACGCTCACCGACCAGCAGATTGCCGAAAAGTATCGTCAACTGGGCGATCGGGTTCGAGGGTCGATGTCTCTGTGCGAGTACAAGGGTCTGCTCGACGAAGCAGAAACCCATCGAGCCGAGGCCTCGCATCATTACATGCAGGCGTTGAAGCTCAATCCATCCGACGCCGAAGCGATCCTCCGGCTCGGAGAACTTTCGGACGATCCCTCCATTCGCCAATCGGCCATGGAAGCCGCCCAGCAGGCCAATCCCCAAAGCCAGGCACCACTGCTTGAGAAAGCACGTCAATTATTCTTTCGTGATCAGTTCCAGGAGGCGATTGATCTATATACCCAGTTGATCCGCGACCAGCCGTCGATCGATGGGTATGAAGGTCGGGCAGGCGTTTACGAGTATCTCGAACGATACGAAAACGCCGTGGCCGATCTGACGGCCGTAATCGATCTCGACCCGAGCGAGTTCAACTACACGCATCGAGGCGATATTCTGTTTGCCTGGGCCAAGCGAGTCGACCGAAAGGATATCTTCGCACAAGCCTTGGCCGACTACGAGAAGGCGCTCGAGGCTTCCCCCGATGATGAACCGTATCAAACCACGCGTTGCCAAATTCTTAGTAAGATGGGTCGCACCGACGAAGCCTTGGCAGGCCTCGATCAAGTGATCCGTGATCATCCCGATGAGTTTCATCCCTTGACCGTTCGGGGCGAAATCTATTTGGAGCAGCATTCGGTCGACGCAGCGATCGACGATTTCACCATCGCGATTCGTCTTCTGAAGAAGGAAGACCCCGGTGGTGATTCTGACGCCAAGGACTTCTTCGATACGGCACTTGCCTACGCCTATAAGTTCCGTGCGCAAGCCTACCGACTTAACAATCGCAACAACGACGCCGACGAAGACGAACGTCGATTCCAGGAACTATACGGCCAACGCTGA
- a CDS encoding glycosyltransferase: protein MKIGLHCPEVPGHLNPMTTLGCELQRRGHEVTFLGCQMAESIVQRSGLPFYAFGPDDPLNERLEQSFRELGKTSGIQGMMMTGKIFGIQAKLVRKYIDEAFNIIPFDGLVIDQVAPAAAIQAEAASIPYAVACNALAVYWDPYMPPPPLPWDYRTDFYGRARNEIAKHLVLWAYRLFAAEKQVGVDPLKLIRDNDQALIHLAQQPAFFEYPRTKYPERLHYTGPWHRSARDDTSIEFPWDWLDGRPLIYASMGTLQNAVSHVFRNIIDAVRDLPMQVVLSKGGGQVDVAGPIPENVLLVEKAPQLRLLEKAKLVITHAGMNTALECLSHGVPMLCLPVTNDQPGVAKRAEYLGNGRVIPVRKVTTQRLRTELDRMLQEDSFQQKADEFAENLASYDGLEMAAKLIEEAMDSQTTILNPQHVQRNKKS from the coding sequence ATGAAGATCGGTCTGCACTGCCCTGAGGTTCCTGGCCATCTGAATCCGATGACGACGCTCGGCTGCGAACTTCAGCGTCGCGGCCATGAGGTGACCTTCCTGGGCTGTCAGATGGCCGAAAGCATCGTTCAGCGCAGCGGCCTTCCATTCTATGCTTTCGGTCCCGACGACCCGTTAAATGAACGTCTGGAACAATCCTTCCGCGAACTCGGCAAGACGTCGGGAATTCAAGGGATGATGATGACCGGCAAGATCTTCGGCATTCAAGCCAAGCTCGTCCGGAAGTACATCGATGAGGCCTTCAACATCATTCCTTTCGACGGCCTGGTCATCGATCAGGTCGCTCCGGCGGCCGCGATCCAGGCGGAAGCGGCTTCAATTCCCTACGCGGTCGCGTGCAACGCACTGGCCGTCTACTGGGATCCGTACATGCCTCCGCCACCGCTGCCATGGGACTATCGAACCGACTTCTACGGGCGAGCACGCAACGAAATTGCCAAACACCTGGTGCTGTGGGCCTATCGCCTGTTTGCCGCCGAGAAGCAGGTCGGTGTCGATCCGCTAAAGCTGATTCGTGATAACGATCAGGCCCTGATACACCTTGCCCAGCAGCCGGCCTTCTTTGAATACCCGCGTACGAAATACCCGGAGCGACTGCACTACACCGGCCCCTGGCATCGCTCCGCGCGTGACGACACATCGATCGAATTTCCCTGGGACTGGCTCGACGGTCGACCGCTCATCTATGCCTCGATGGGGACTCTACAAAACGCCGTGAGCCATGTCTTTCGTAACATCATCGATGCGGTGCGAGACCTGCCCATGCAGGTTGTTCTGAGCAAAGGGGGCGGCCAGGTCGACGTCGCAGGTCCCATCCCAGAAAACGTTCTGCTGGTCGAGAAAGCCCCGCAGCTTCGCCTTTTGGAAAAGGCCAAGCTGGTGATCACGCACGCCGGCATGAACACGGCCCTCGAGTGCCTCTCGCACGGCGTGCCGATGCTTTGTCTACCGGTCACCAACGATCAGCCTGGGGTGGCTAAACGAGCCGAGTACCTGGGCAATGGACGCGTGATTCCTGTCCGAAAGGTCACCACGCAGCGACTGCGAACGGAGCTGGACCGCATGCTGCAAGAAGACTCGTTCCAGCAGAAAGCAGATGAGTTCGCCGAGAATCTAGCCAGCTACGATGGCCTGGAGATGGCTGCCAAATTGATCGAAGAGGCAATGGACTCCCAAACAACGATTCTCAACCCCCAGCATGTGCAGCGTAATAAGAAATCGTAG
- a CDS encoding endonuclease/exonuclease/phosphatase family protein, whose product MRRTSALLLALIAGAGAWFFFQNYRIEGIDNVVVVPRDATTAKPAAATNDPMVAVPPMARKQDSIRIASFNIQVFGTAKMEKPEVMARLVEIVRQFDVVAIQEIRSTDQSVIPRFVEMINAGGRHYDYVIGPRLGRTNSKEQFAYVFDTASLQVDRSQVYTVEDPQDVLHREPLVAWFRVRGPDPSQAFTFSLVNVHVDPDEVQQEMDVMDDVFRAVRDDARGEDDVILLGDFNANESQFGQIATIPGITWAISGVKTNTRGTELYDNLFMQRSATSEYTGRNGVYDFLRQFNLTLAEGLEVSDHLPVWAEFSIYEGGTPHGPVAAVPANTK is encoded by the coding sequence GTGAGAAGGACGAGTGCCTTGCTATTGGCTTTGATCGCTGGCGCCGGCGCTTGGTTCTTTTTCCAGAACTATCGCATCGAAGGGATCGACAACGTCGTGGTCGTCCCGCGTGATGCAACCACTGCCAAGCCTGCTGCAGCGACGAATGATCCCATGGTGGCCGTGCCTCCGATGGCGCGGAAGCAAGACTCGATTCGCATTGCGTCGTTCAATATCCAGGTCTTCGGCACCGCCAAGATGGAAAAACCGGAAGTGATGGCTCGGCTGGTCGAGATCGTACGTCAGTTCGATGTCGTCGCTATCCAGGAAATTCGCTCGACCGATCAAAGCGTTATCCCGCGCTTCGTCGAGATGATCAACGCCGGTGGTCGCCACTACGACTATGTCATCGGCCCGCGTCTTGGTCGCACCAACAGTAAAGAACAGTTTGCCTACGTCTTTGATACGGCCAGCCTGCAGGTCGATCGTTCGCAGGTCTACACGGTTGAAGACCCGCAGGATGTCCTGCATCGTGAACCACTCGTCGCTTGGTTTCGTGTCCGGGGACCTGACCCGAGTCAGGCGTTCACCTTCAGCCTGGTCAACGTGCATGTCGATCCGGATGAAGTGCAGCAAGAGATGGACGTGATGGACGATGTCTTCCGCGCGGTTCGCGACGATGCCCGCGGTGAAGATGACGTAATCCTCTTGGGTGACTTCAACGCCAACGAATCGCAGTTCGGCCAGATCGCGACAATCCCTGGGATTACCTGGGCGATCAGTGGCGTGAAGACCAACACGCGGGGAACCGAGCTGTACGATAACCTCTTCATGCAGCGCAGTGCTACCAGCGAGTACACCGGCCGCAACGGCGTGTACGACTTTCTGCGTCAGTTCAATCTGACCTTGGCGGAAGGCCTGGAGGTATCAGACCATCTACCGGTCTGGGCCGAGTTTAGCATCTACGAAGGGGGCACACCCCACGGACCGGTTGCGGCGGTGCCTGCGAATACGAAATAG
- a CDS encoding HEAT repeat domain-containing protein encodes MTDDPIADQLRSLARSEESLKSDEARKSLQAALSHASNRTVQRAANMIAEAEDASLTADLVKAYWRLKRNPLKKDPGCLGKTALVKALVQVEYADMEVFRDGIHYCQIEPHWQGEIDSAAEIRGVCAIGLVHFAPAIEVLNRCAVLLSDQWPEARLGAAQALGALGQIEGAPLLRLKLLTGDTQAEVHGECCSAMLKADREEGLAFVQQFLTSPDPDQCVQTALALGEARLPGTFDILRSAWGRRSELNVRESLLLCIGLLRTTKSQDFLLSLIDRRDIRTAADAVKALRLNGPMGDLRERTEAAVEATESDALLRTFREEWLN; translated from the coding sequence ATGACCGACGACCCCATCGCAGATCAACTACGCAGCCTGGCCCGAAGCGAAGAAAGTCTCAAGTCGGACGAAGCCAGGAAGTCGCTTCAGGCCGCGTTGTCGCACGCCTCGAATCGTACCGTGCAGCGAGCTGCCAACATGATCGCCGAGGCGGAAGACGCTTCGCTGACCGCCGACCTGGTCAAAGCGTATTGGCGGCTCAAGCGAAACCCGCTGAAGAAAGACCCCGGCTGCCTCGGCAAGACGGCCCTCGTGAAGGCGCTCGTTCAGGTCGAATACGCCGACATGGAAGTCTTCCGCGACGGCATCCACTATTGCCAGATCGAACCGCACTGGCAAGGCGAGATCGACTCGGCCGCCGAAATCCGCGGCGTTTGCGCGATCGGCCTGGTTCACTTTGCGCCAGCGATAGAAGTGTTGAACCGGTGCGCGGTTCTATTGAGCGACCAATGGCCGGAAGCACGACTCGGTGCGGCTCAGGCCCTGGGAGCACTCGGCCAGATCGAAGGGGCTCCCCTGCTCCGCTTGAAGCTGCTAACGGGAGACACCCAGGCCGAGGTTCACGGCGAATGTTGTTCCGCGATGCTCAAAGCCGATCGCGAAGAAGGCCTCGCGTTCGTTCAACAGTTCCTCACTTCACCTGACCCCGATCAATGTGTGCAAACGGCCTTGGCGCTGGGTGAAGCCCGCCTGCCAGGCACGTTCGACATTCTTCGAAGTGCGTGGGGACGCCGGTCGGAATTGAATGTTCGCGAAAGCTTACTGCTTTGCATTGGTCTTTTGCGAACGACCAAGTCGCAAGACTTTTTGCTTTCCCTGATCGACCGGCGAGACATCCGCACGGCGGCCGATGCCGTGAAAGCCCTACGCCTGAATGGCCCGATGGGTGATCTTCGGGAGCGAACGGAAGCAGCGGTCGAAGCCACCGAAAGTGACGCACTACTGCGTACGTTTCGGGAAGAGTGGTTGAACTAG